The following proteins are encoded in a genomic region of Hirundo rustica isolate bHirRus1 chromosome 3, bHirRus1.pri.v3, whole genome shotgun sequence:
- the PUM2 gene encoding pumilio homolog 2 isoform X14, with translation MEQVGLDSLQFDYPGNQVQMDSSGATVGLFDYNSQQQLFQRTNALTVQQLTAAQQQQYALAAAQQPHIAGVFSAGLAPAAFVPNPYIISAAPPGTDPYTAAGLAAAATLAGPAVVPPQYYGVPWGVYPANLFQQQAAAANTTANQQAASQAQQGQQQVLRAGATQRPLTPNQGQQGQQAESLAAAAAANPALAFGQGLATGMPGYQVLAPTAYYDQTGALVVGPGARTGLGAPVRLVASTPVLISSAAAQAAAAASAGGTANNLAGATNGLFRPLGAQPQQQQQQTNSSLQSNSFYGSNSLTNNSQSSSLFSHGPGQPGSTSLGFGSSSSLGAAIGSALGGFGSSVGSSASSSATRRDSLSTSSDLYKRSSSSLAPIGQPFYNSLGFSSSPSPIGMPLPSQTPGHSLTPPPSLSSHGSSSSLHLGHNTIRCNKCDASCVFQSANISDSGGLTNGSGRYISAAPGAEAKYRSAASTSSLFSSSSQLFPPSRLRYSRSDIMPSGRSRLLEDFRNNRFPNLQLRDLVGHIVEFSQDQHGSRFIQQKLERATPAERQMVFNEILQAAYQLMTDVFGNYVIQKFFEFGSLDQKLALATRIRGHVLPLALQMYGCRVIQKALESISPDQQVINEMVKELDGHVLKCVKDQNGNHVVQKCIECVQPQSLQFIIDAFKGQVFVLSTHPYGCRVIQRILEHCTAEQTLPILEELHQHTEQLVQDQYGNYVIQHVLEHGRPEDKSKIVSEIRGKVLALSQHKFASNVVEKCVTHASRAERALLIDEVCCQNDGPHSALYTMMKDQYANYVVQKMIDMAEPAQRKIIMHKIRPHITTLRKYTYGKHILAKLEKYYLKNSADLGPIGGPPNGML, from the exons ATGGAACAAGTTGGTCTTGATTCTCTGCAGTTTGACTATCCTGGCAATCAGGTACAAATGGACTCTTCAGGAGCTACTGTAGGACTTTTTGACTACAATTCTCAGCAGCAG cTTTTCCAGAGGACTAATGCTCTGACTGTTCAGCAGTTgacagcagcccagcagcagcaatatgcactggctgcagctcagcagccacaCATAG CAGGCGTCTTCTCTGCAGGCTTGGCCCCGGCTGCTTTTGTGCCAAACCCATATATTATCAGCGCTGCTCCTCCAGGGACTGACCCATACACCGCAGCTGGATTGGCTGCAGCAGCTACCCTAGCAG GTCCTGCTGTGGTTCCACCTCAGTATTATGGTGTTCCGTGGGGGGTGTATCCAGCCAATTTATTCCAGCagcaagctgcagcagcaaataCCACAGCAAATCAGCAAGCGgcttcccaggcacagcagggacagcaacAG GTCCTGCGAGCTGGAGCAACTCAGCGCCCGCTCACTCCCAACcaggggcagcaagggcagcaAGCAGAGTCacttgcagcagctgcagcagcaaatccAGCTTTAGCTTTTGGTCAGGGTCTTGCTACAGGCATGCCAG GTTACCAAGTGCTGGCTCCCACTGCCTATTACGATCAGACTGGTGCCTTAGTAGTAGGCCCTGGAGCGAGAACTGGGCTGGGTGCACCAGTTAGATTGGTGGCCTCAACTCCTGTTCTAATCagttctgcagcagcacaagcag ctgcagctgcttcagctggAGGAACAGCAAACAATCTCGCGGGAGCCACGAACGGTCTATTTCGGCCACTTGGTGCCCAGccacaacaacagcaacagcaaacaaATAGTAGCCTACAATCCAATTCATTTTATGGCAGTAACTCTTTGACCAATAACTCCCAGAGCAGTTCCCTTTTTTCACATGGTCCTGGCCAACCAGGAAGCACATCTCTTGGCTTTGGAAGTAGCAGCTCTTTAGGAGCAGCTATCGGCTCTGCACTTGGTGGATTTGGCTCATCAG ttGGCAGTTCTGCAAGTAGTAGTGCCACAAGGAGAGATTCTCTATCTACTAGCTCTGACTTGTACAAAAGATCTAGTAGCAGCCTAGCACCCATAGGGCAGCCATTTTACAatagtctgggattttcctcctctccaagTCCAATAGGCATGCCTCTGCCAAGCCAAACGCCAGGACATTCACTTACGCCACCGCCATCACTTTCATCACATGGATCCTCATCCAGTTTGCATTTag gGCATAATACTATACGCTGCAATAAATGTGATGCTTCATGTGTCTTCCAGAGCGCTAACATCTCAGATTCTG GAGGACTGACAAATGGTAGTGGTCGCTATATTTCTGCAGCCCCCGGAGCCGAAGCCAAGTATCGCAGTGCGGCGAGCACCTCCAGTCTTTTTagctccagcagccagctcttccctccttcgCGCCTCCGCTACAGCAGGTCTGACATTATGCCTTCCGGACGCAGCCGGTTGCTGGAAGATTTCAGAAACAATCGTTTCCCTAATCTTCAACTAAGGGACCTCGTTGGGCATATTGTTGAATTTTCCCAAGACCAGCATGGTTCTAG ATTTATACAGCAAAAGCTGGAGCGAGCTACTCCAGCTGAACGCCAGATGGTATTTAATGAGATCCTGCAAGCAGCTTATCAATTGATGACTGATGTGTTTGGAAACTATGTAATACAGAAGTTCTTTGAG tttGGAAGCCTGGATCAAAAGTTAGCCCTAGCAACACGCATCCGTGGTCATGTTCTGCCTTTGGCCCTCCAGATGTATGGCTGTCGTGTTATCCAGAAGGCGCTCGAGTCAATCTCACCTGACCAGCAGGTAATT aatGAAATGGTGAAAGAGCTGGATGGCCATGTTCTGAAATGCGTGAAGGATCAAAATGGAAACCACGTTGTACAAAAATGCATTGAGTGCGTTCAGCCCCAGTCACTCCAGTTCATCATTGATGCTTTCAAAGGACAG GTATTTGTACTTTCAACTCATCCATATGGTTGTAGAGTAATTCAGCGTATTctggagcactgcactgctGAGCAGACTTTGCCAATCTTAGAAGAACTGCATCAACACACAGAACAGCTAGTGCAG GATCAATATGGAAATTACGTTATTCAACATGTACTGGAGCATGGTCGTCctgaagacaaaagcaaaattgtttcagaaataagaggaaaagtTCTAGCTCTGAGTCAGCACAAATTTGCCAG caaCGTGGTAGAAAAATGCGTGACGCACGCGTCGCGTGCGGAGCGAGCCCTGCTGATCGACGAGGTGTGCTGCCAGAACGACGGCCCGCACAGTGCCTTATACACCATGATGAAGGACCAGTACGCCAACTACGTCGTGCAGAAGATGATCGACATGGCCGAGCCCGCCCAGAGGAAGATCATAATGCACAAG ATTCGACCCCACATCACAACTCTGCGTAAATACACCTATGGCAAACACATTCTGGCCAAGCTGGAAAAGTattacctgaagaacagtgctGATCTGGGGCCAATTGGTGGACCACCAAATGGGATGCTGtaa